Proteins encoded together in one Minwuia thermotolerans window:
- a CDS encoding MerR family transcriptional regulator: protein MRHDTSGTGLHRAALARRTGCNLETIRYYEKIGMMPEPPRTEAGYRVYDNGHVERLRFILRARELGFSLDDIRGLLALVDGGTQTCAEVKERTERHLADVRAKIADLKRIEQVLADTSARCSGDRIPECPVLDALTE from the coding sequence ATGAGGCACGACACGTCAGGAACGGGATTGCACCGCGCCGCGCTTGCGCGCCGCACCGGCTGCAACCTTGAGACCATTCGCTACTACGAGAAGATCGGCATGATGCCGGAACCGCCGCGCACCGAGGCCGGTTATCGCGTCTACGACAACGGCCATGTGGAACGGCTGCGCTTCATCCTGCGGGCACGCGAGCTGGGCTTCTCACTTGACGACATCCGGGGGCTGCTCGCCCTCGTCGATGGCGGTACGCAAACCTGCGCCGAGGTGAAGGAGCGCACCGAACGGCACCTCGCCGATGTGCGTGCGAAGATCGCCGATCTCAAACGCATCGAGCAGGTCCTGGCGGACACTTCCGCCAGGTGCTCAGGCGATAGAATTCCGGAATGCCCGGTCCTGGATGCGCTGACGGAATAA
- a CDS encoding mercuric transporter MerT family protein, protein MHEVRTDPEAHETPENAGDSRKRWYAAGGLIGAVLASSCCIAPLALLTLGVSGAWIGNLTALEPYKPYFAAVALVFIGLGFHQVYVKSRKACADDSYCARPQSSIITQAALWIGTALVILALTINWWAPLFY, encoded by the coding sequence ATGCACGAGGTGCGAACCGACCCGGAAGCCCACGAAACCCCGGAAAACGCCGGGGATAGCAGAAAGCGCTGGTATGCGGCCGGCGGGCTGATCGGCGCGGTCCTGGCGTCATCGTGCTGCATTGCGCCGCTCGCCCTGCTCACGCTGGGCGTCTCGGGGGCGTGGATCGGCAATCTGACGGCGCTGGAGCCTTACAAACCATACTTTGCCGCAGTCGCCCTCGTCTTCATCGGGCTCGGCTTCCATCAGGTGTATGTGAAGTCGAGGAAGGCTTGCGCCGACGACAGCTACTGCGCGCGCCCGCAGTCCTCAATCATCACGCAAGCGGCCCTCTGGATCGGGACGGCGCTGGTCATACTGGCGCTGACGATCAACTGGTGGGCGCCGCTGTTTTACTAG
- a CDS encoding cytochrome c biogenesis protein CcdA: AYVLGLAFAFGWTPCIGPILGAILTTTAASATVSEGTTLLAVYSAGLGVPFLLAAAFTDRLARRLRSIGRLGRRLNQVAGVILIVMGVAMITDYLSAFAFWLLDTFPILGQIG; the protein is encoded by the coding sequence CTGCCTATGTCCTCGGTCTCGCATTCGCGTTCGGCTGGACGCCTTGCATCGGGCCGATTCTGGGCGCCATCCTGACGACAACAGCGGCGTCCGCGACGGTCTCCGAGGGCACAACCCTGCTTGCCGTCTACTCGGCCGGGCTTGGCGTGCCCTTCCTCCTGGCTGCGGCGTTCACCGACCGACTGGCGCGGCGTCTGCGCTCCATTGGCCGACTGGGCCGCCGTCTGAATCAGGTCGCCGGGGTCATCCTGATCGTGATGGGCGTTGCGATGATCACTGACTATCTCTCTGCCTTCGCATTCTGGCTGCTCGACACCTTTCCAATCCTGGGACAGATCGGATAG